From a region of the Proteobacteria bacterium CG1_02_64_396 genome:
- a CDS encoding spermidine synthase — translation MADSHERFLLEQLNPNYGYFLRVGKRIVQSATEFQSLEVFETPMFGRLLRLDGVFQTSERDEFFYHENIAHVPAIAHPRPRSALVVGGGDGGTVEELLKHACMEKVVMAELDGGVVEAAKEYLGEIHRGVFSDPRLDVRIMDGKAYIEQTSDRYDQVILDLTDPFGPSLALYTHEFYAACKQTLNPGGVLSLHVESPISRPNTFNRIIKTLESVFRVVCPYLVYVPLYGTWWAMAVASDDVDPLALSEGEVDRRIAERALSDLQYYNGATHKAVFAMPNFVREVLKQPAEIIHVGSPALEDEIALNLDHSLGVCRA, via the coding sequence ATGGCCGACTCGCACGAGCGCTTCCTCCTAGAGCAGCTCAATCCCAACTACGGCTATTTCCTGCGTGTCGGCAAGCGGATTGTGCAAAGCGCAACCGAGTTTCAGTCGCTCGAAGTATTCGAGACACCGATGTTTGGTCGGTTGCTTCGCCTGGATGGGGTCTTCCAGACCTCCGAGCGGGACGAATTCTTCTACCACGAAAACATCGCTCATGTCCCTGCCATTGCCCACCCCCGGCCCCGGTCTGCGCTGGTGGTGGGTGGGGGTGACGGCGGGACGGTCGAAGAGCTTCTTAAGCATGCCTGCATGGAAAAGGTGGTCATGGCGGAACTCGACGGTGGTGTTGTCGAGGCGGCCAAAGAATACCTCGGCGAAATCCACCGGGGCGTTTTTTCAGATCCACGGCTTGATGTTCGCATCATGGACGGCAAGGCCTATATTGAACAGACCTCTGATCGATACGATCAGGTAATCCTCGACCTTACCGATCCTTTCGGCCCATCGCTGGCGCTGTATACCCATGAGTTCTATGCGGCATGCAAGCAGACGCTCAATCCGGGCGGGGTGTTGTCGCTTCATGTCGAATCACCCATATCCAGGCCGAACACTTTCAATCGGATCATCAAGACCTTGGAGTCGGTGTTTCGCGTGGTCTGCCCCTATTTGGTCTATGTGCCGCTGTATGGCACTTGGTGGGCGATGGCGGTGGCATCAGACGATGTCGACCCCTTGGCGCTGAGCGAAGGAGAAGTGGATCGGCGTATTGCCGAACGAGCCCTATCAGATCTTCAGTATTATAACGGCGCCACGCACAAGGCTGTGTTTGCAATGCCGAACTTTGTGCGTGAAGTGTTGAAACAACCGGCTGAGATTATCCACGTGGGCTCTCCAGCCTTAGAAGATGAGATCGCGCTTAATCTGGACCACAGCCTAGGAGTCTGTCGGGCTTGA
- a CDS encoding S-adenosylmethionine decarboxylase proenzyme, with translation MAQPVEAVPQVEQLSVGLHLIGDLYECQGEDRYFFDADFLRDFCVEQVQTAGLTVVGNYFHQFGEDGGVTGVVVLAESHLSIHTWPEKRYVTLDVYVCNYTSDNRAKARRLFNSLVATYQPGNPKFHCVERE, from the coding sequence ATGGCACAACCGGTGGAAGCTGTTCCCCAGGTAGAGCAACTCAGCGTGGGTCTTCATCTCATTGGGGATCTCTATGAATGCCAAGGTGAAGACCGTTATTTCTTCGATGCCGACTTCCTTCGCGATTTTTGTGTCGAGCAGGTCCAGACGGCGGGATTGACCGTGGTTGGTAATTACTTCCATCAATTTGGCGAGGATGGAGGTGTGACGGGGGTGGTTGTTTTGGCTGAATCGCACCTGTCGATCCACACTTGGCCAGAAAAGCGTTACGTCACGTTGGATGTGTACGTCTGCAATTACACCAGCGACAACAGAGCCAAAGCGCGCCGGTTGTTTAACTCTCTGGTCGCAACCTATCAGCCGGGCAATCCCAAGTTTCACTGCGTTGAGCGGGAATAA
- a CDS encoding aromatic acid decarboxylase: MNPQTHPIVLAVTGASGAPYAVRLLETLIRQDIPVSLLLSDAARVVLKTECDWVLPDDPAGTSQALQSRWAERATLITPYGLRDWFAPPASGSAPSRGMVVCPCSMGTLSAIAHGASDTLIERAADVHIKEKRPLILVPRETPLSPIHLGNMLRLAELGVRIVPAMPGFYHHPQGIDDLINFVVARILQSLALPQTLVPAWGEPS; encoded by the coding sequence ATGAACCCACAAACTCATCCCATCGTTCTGGCCGTGACTGGAGCTTCCGGCGCCCCATATGCGGTACGCCTGCTTGAGACCCTGATTCGCCAGGATATTCCTGTATCGCTGCTGCTCTCGGACGCGGCTCGCGTGGTCTTGAAAACCGAATGCGATTGGGTGCTTCCCGATGATCCGGCTGGCACATCCCAAGCGCTTCAATCGCGCTGGGCAGAACGGGCAACCCTTATTACCCCCTACGGATTACGGGATTGGTTCGCCCCTCCCGCATCGGGCTCCGCCCCCTCTCGGGGAATGGTGGTCTGCCCATGCTCGATGGGAACCCTGTCGGCCATCGCCCACGGAGCCTCCGACACCTTGATCGAACGGGCCGCGGATGTGCATATTAAGGAAAAACGCCCTTTGATCCTCGTGCCCCGTGAGACCCCCCTTTCGCCCATCCATTTGGGCAACATGCTACGCCTCGCGGAGCTGGGGGTTCGCATAGTGCCCGCGATGCCAGGATTCTACCATCACCCCCAAGGGATCGACGATTTGATCAACTTTGTTGTCGCCCGAATTCTGCAATCGCTGGCGCTCCCCCAAACCTTGGTTCCAGCCTGGGGCGAACCGTCGTGA
- a CDS encoding 3-dehydroquinate synthase: MNAPTVVHLSLGERAYDIVIGQHHLDGLGARLAAQHAGRKAVVVTNAVVGPLYGARVEASLSRAGFQVGTVTIDDGETVKHLGTVSEIYDQLLERFRADRQTLLVALGGGVVGDITGFVAATYYRGVPFVQVPTTILAAVDSSVGGKTGVNHPLGKNLIGAFYQPVLVWADLEVFQTLEPRERSAGLAEVVKYGLIRDPALFDLLENHVEAIAALDPEMMARIVADSCRIKAEVVGEDEREGGVRALLNMGHTAGHAVEALTGYCQFRHGEAVAIGHCVAALISRNRGWLPDADYSRIAPLLRRLNLPVDLPSFSVDEYLKAMGRDKKWIGGKARWILLKGIGQGVIADDVATEEVISALIALGASE; this comes from the coding sequence ATGAACGCTCCCACGGTAGTCCATCTTTCTCTGGGCGAACGAGCCTACGACATCGTCATTGGCCAGCACCACCTCGACGGGCTGGGGGCGCGATTGGCGGCTCAACACGCCGGTCGCAAGGCGGTTGTCGTCACCAACGCGGTGGTTGGCCCCCTCTATGGCGCTCGAGTGGAGGCAAGTCTGAGTCGGGCCGGTTTTCAGGTGGGGACGGTCACCATCGACGATGGCGAGACTGTTAAACACTTGGGGACGGTCTCCGAGATTTACGATCAATTGCTCGAACGTTTTCGAGCTGATCGCCAGACCTTATTGGTGGCATTGGGCGGGGGGGTCGTCGGAGACATCACCGGCTTTGTCGCGGCGACGTATTACCGAGGTGTTCCATTCGTGCAGGTGCCGACCACCATTTTGGCGGCGGTTGACTCATCGGTGGGGGGCAAAACCGGGGTGAACCATCCCCTGGGCAAAAATCTGATCGGTGCGTTTTATCAACCCGTTTTGGTTTGGGCCGATTTGGAGGTGTTCCAGACTCTGGAGCCCCGGGAGCGGTCCGCCGGTTTGGCCGAAGTGGTCAAATACGGATTGATTCGCGATCCGGCATTGTTCGATCTGCTTGAAAACCACGTCGAGGCCATTGCCGCCCTTGATCCCGAAATGATGGCCCGCATCGTGGCCGATTCTTGCCGGATCAAGGCCGAGGTGGTTGGCGAAGACGAGCGCGAAGGGGGGGTTCGGGCGCTTTTGAATATGGGCCATACGGCAGGGCACGCCGTGGAGGCCTTGACCGGATACTGCCAATTCCGGCATGGGGAGGCGGTAGCTATTGGTCACTGTGTGGCGGCGTTGATTTCTCGCAATCGGGGTTGGTTACCCGATGCCGATTACAGTCGAATCGCACCTCTACTACGGCGTTTGAATCTGCCGGTTGACCTGCCTTCGTTCAGTGTGGACGAATACCTGAAGGCGATGGGGCGCGACAAAAAATGGATCGGCGGGAAGGCACGCTGGATTTTGCTCAAGGGGATCGGCCAAGGGGTGATCGCCGACGATGTTGCCACCGAGGAGGTGATTTCGGCGCTGATAGCCTTGGGCGCTTCGGAGTAA
- a CDS encoding acetyl-CoA carboxylase subunit beta gives MNWLSNLMRPKIKTSKVERSDRGAPDGLWTKCDECKAILYRKEMDREANVCPRCGAHHRLGARGRAALLLDPHFTECDAALVPGDPLGFKDSKKYRDRVKETQKKTGEKESALAFSGACAGVPTELVVFEFAFQGGSMGSVVGEKIVRAVNRAIARRAGLVVVSASGGARMQEGTLSLMQMAKTSAALQRLEQAKLPYISVLTDPTMGGVSASFAMLGDVIVAEPKALIGFAGPRVIEQTIRQTLPEGFQRAEYLLEHGNIDLIVDRRQMRDQLAQLLATMLGLPEAATGDQGFSVPAAQA, from the coding sequence ATGAACTGGTTGTCAAATTTGATGCGACCCAAAATCAAGACATCCAAGGTGGAGCGTAGCGACCGCGGCGCTCCGGACGGTTTATGGACCAAGTGCGACGAATGCAAAGCGATCCTTTATCGCAAAGAGATGGATCGCGAGGCCAATGTGTGTCCCCGCTGCGGCGCGCACCATCGCCTTGGGGCGCGTGGTCGGGCCGCCTTGCTGCTCGATCCCCACTTTACCGAATGTGATGCTGCGCTGGTCCCGGGCGATCCCCTCGGTTTTAAAGACAGCAAAAAATACCGGGATCGGGTGAAAGAGACCCAGAAAAAGACCGGCGAGAAAGAATCGGCGTTGGCCTTTTCGGGGGCATGCGCTGGCGTGCCGACCGAATTGGTCGTGTTCGAATTCGCTTTTCAGGGCGGCTCCATGGGGTCGGTTGTGGGTGAGAAGATCGTTCGCGCGGTGAATCGAGCGATTGCGCGACGGGCTGGGTTGGTGGTGGTTTCGGCATCGGGGGGGGCGCGCATGCAGGAGGGGACCCTGTCTCTGATGCAGATGGCCAAAACCTCGGCTGCCTTGCAGCGGTTGGAGCAAGCCAAACTGCCCTACATCTCGGTTTTGACCGATCCGACCATGGGTGGGGTTTCGGCCAGTTTTGCCATGCTGGGCGATGTGATTGTGGCCGAACCCAAGGCTCTTATTGGGTTTGCCGGTCCACGGGTGATCGAGCAAACCATCCGTCAAACCCTGCCTGAGGGTTTTCAGCGGGCAGAGTATCTTCTAGAACATGGCAATATCGATTTGATTGTCGACCGCCGACAAATGCGTGACCAACTTGCCCAATTGTTGGCCACCATGTTGGGGTTGCCCGAGGCAGCAACCGGCGATCAGGGATTTTCGGTCCCCGCCGCGCAGGCTTGA
- a CDS encoding 2-nitropropane dioxygenase — protein sequence MSHLSLPALPPLKIGRWTASVPIIQGGMGVRVSASGLAAAVANEGGIGLVASVALSLNSPHYKKPGDYYRANKLALLDELRIARELSPEGVIGTNCMVAVRDYEAMVRTSVEGGAQVIVSGAGLPLRLPEYAADNPEVALVPIVSSVKAAQVLCRRWAKVYKRLPDALVVEDPNTAGGHLGVDRESLFDPAYNLENVVPDLVAYLEKEWQEPIPVVSAGGIWDRKDIDWAMSLGSAGVQMASRFICTHECDASPAFKMQYIKAKASDIVIVDSPVGLPSRAIRTPFTGALFQGEEVPHKCLANCLQKCFCRDDETHFCIADVLNRAQKGDTFSGLHFAGSNAHRHEAIVSVRDIFDELLGRQRQEQQATA from the coding sequence ATGTCCCATTTGTCCCTGCCCGCACTGCCCCCATTAAAAATCGGTCGCTGGACTGCATCGGTTCCCATCATTCAGGGTGGGATGGGCGTCCGAGTCTCCGCCTCGGGGTTGGCTGCTGCCGTGGCCAACGAGGGGGGGATCGGGTTGGTTGCGTCGGTCGCGCTCTCGCTTAATTCCCCCCACTACAAGAAACCGGGCGACTATTACCGCGCCAACAAGCTGGCCTTGCTCGACGAATTACGGATCGCCCGCGAACTGAGCCCCGAAGGGGTCATCGGCACCAACTGTATGGTAGCCGTGCGCGATTACGAGGCGATGGTTCGGACCTCGGTCGAGGGTGGGGCCCAGGTGATCGTCAGTGGCGCCGGCCTGCCTTTGCGCCTGCCCGAATACGCCGCCGATAATCCCGAAGTCGCCCTGGTCCCCATCGTATCGTCGGTGAAGGCGGCCCAGGTGTTGTGTCGTCGCTGGGCCAAGGTCTACAAACGACTGCCCGATGCCCTGGTGGTCGAGGATCCCAACACCGCCGGCGGACACCTGGGGGTCGACCGGGAATCGCTCTTCGATCCGGCCTACAACCTTGAAAACGTGGTCCCCGATCTGGTCGCTTATCTCGAAAAAGAGTGGCAGGAGCCGATCCCGGTGGTTTCAGCTGGCGGCATTTGGGATCGCAAAGATATCGACTGGGCGATGTCCCTTGGATCTGCCGGGGTGCAAATGGCCAGCCGCTTCATCTGCACCCACGAGTGTGACGCCTCGCCCGCCTTCAAAATGCAGTACATCAAGGCCAAGGCCTCCGACATCGTCATCGTCGACTCCCCTGTCGGCCTGCCCAGTCGCGCCATCCGCACCCCCTTCACCGGGGCGCTTTTCCAGGGGGAAGAGGTGCCCCACAAGTGCTTAGCCAACTGTCTGCAAAAATGTTTCTGTCGCGACGACGAAACCCATTTTTGCATCGCCGATGTACTCAACCGGGCCCAAAAGGGAGACACCTTCAGCGGACTCCACTTTGCCGGGAGCAATGCCCATCGCCATGAGGCCATTGTTTCGGTTAGGGACATCTTCGACGAGTTACTGGGACGTCAGCGCCAAGAGCAGCAGGCCACCGCCTAG
- a CDS encoding rod shape-determining protein RodA produces MMPQRILGFNPGQWLGIVLLLAIMGVGLVAVSSASQEMEADRAFDQFLRMLLGLGAMLVVAKLPVEFLRRWSVPLFMGLLVLLILVPLVGQVRLGAQRWLVLGPLVLQPSEPMKIALILMLARLFAWSEGPPVPLRTVATAIAVMTIPTVLIARQPDLGTALLLFGVGSIILFAAGVSRLFFMISGALAITAAPVMWMFGLKDYQKQRILTFINPESDPFGSGYHILQSKIAVGSGGVWGKGYGEGTQSHLQFLPERHTDFIFSVFAEEWGLVGSMFLLALFGLLILWGVRSAWLARDRFGALIASGVTGMLALYIVINVAMVLGFAPVVGVPLPFISYGGSAMLTLSVGVGLLLNVRRGEVWLR; encoded by the coding sequence ATGATGCCGCAGCGCATCCTGGGCTTTAATCCCGGCCAGTGGCTGGGGATTGTGTTGCTGTTGGCGATCATGGGGGTGGGGTTGGTGGCGGTCTCCTCGGCCTCCCAAGAGATGGAGGCCGATCGTGCGTTCGATCAATTCCTGCGTATGTTGCTGGGGCTGGGGGCAATGCTGGTGGTAGCCAAGCTGCCGGTGGAGTTTCTACGCCGCTGGAGCGTGCCCTTGTTCATGGGGCTCCTGGTGTTGCTGATCCTGGTCCCCCTAGTGGGGCAGGTGCGGCTGGGGGCGCAGCGCTGGTTGGTGTTGGGGCCGCTGGTGCTGCAACCCTCCGAGCCGATGAAGATCGCCCTGATTTTGATGCTCGCCCGCCTGTTCGCTTGGTCCGAGGGTCCCCCCGTGCCGTTGCGGACCGTCGCCACCGCCATCGCCGTCATGACGATCCCTACGGTTCTTATCGCGCGGCAACCCGATCTGGGGACCGCCCTGCTGCTGTTCGGGGTAGGGAGCATCATCTTATTTGCTGCCGGGGTCAGTCGGCTCTTTTTTATGATTTCGGGGGCGCTGGCGATCACGGCGGCTCCGGTGATGTGGATGTTCGGGCTCAAGGATTACCAGAAACAGCGCATCCTGACCTTTATCAACCCCGAGTCGGACCCTTTCGGCTCGGGGTATCACATCCTGCAAAGCAAAATTGCGGTCGGCTCGGGGGGGGTCTGGGGCAAGGGGTACGGGGAGGGGACCCAAAGCCACCTGCAGTTTCTGCCCGAACGCCACACCGATTTCATCTTTTCGGTGTTCGCCGAAGAGTGGGGGTTGGTGGGGAGCATGTTTTTACTGGCGCTCTTTGGGCTGTTGATCTTGTGGGGGGTGCGCAGCGCCTGGCTGGCCCGTGACCGGTTCGGCGCCCTGATTGCGTCGGGGGTGACCGGCATGCTCGCCCTCTACATCGTCATTAACGTTGCCATGGTGTTGGGATTCGCCCCGGTGGTGGGGGTGCCTCTGCCGTTTATTAGTTATGGCGGATCGGCGATGTTGACCTTGTCTGTGGGGGTGGGGTTGCTCCTGAATGTGCGGCGGGGGGAGGTTTGGCTGCGGTGA